In Rhizoctonia solani chromosome 7, complete sequence, one DNA window encodes the following:
- a CDS encoding tryptophanyl-tRNA synthetase — protein sequence MLLSLHPNVWSQKHVLEVGGATGAVGDPGGRTAERKLMSVHTINENKHKLAAQLEHLFSLGAARAAKYLEINLERLAPPKVLDNLAWTSNLTLLDFLRDIGKHAKVNVMISRDSVKSRLESSQGISFTEFSYQLLQAHDYLHLYTTHGCRLQVGGADQWGNIVAGIDLIKRRHGTQEGKEEEQSEPAYGFTVPLLTTPSGEKFGKSAGNAVWVNSEMTPVLDFYQYFVRQSDAAVGNLLRIFTFLPLDQIETIISRHEEDPGKRYAQRILAHETTSLIHGESLAHQAAAASRVLYESDIHSTSLSSFRNALKGDRRLVILPSNKLLTTPMVNLLVEGGLVKSKNQADTLAKQGGLQLNGSKESNPRRVLQMDDFVNGEFAIIRKGNEHLILGLEN from the exons ATGTTATTGTCTCTCCATCCAAATGTCTGGTCTCAAAAGCATGTTCTGGAGGTTGGTGGAGCGACCGGAGCTGTAGGAGACCCAGGCGGGAGAACAGCAGAGCGTAAACTTATGTCGGTCCATACCATAAACGAAAACAAACATAAACTAGCGGCCCAACTCGAACATTTGTTTAGCCTTGGCGCAGCTCGAGCAGCCAAGTATCTCGAAATCAATCTCGAAAGACTCGCACCTCCAAAGGTTCTTGACAATTTGGCGTGGACTAGCAACCTCACTTTACTAGATTTTTTACGAGATATTGGAAAACATGCAAAAGTCAACGTCATGATTTCCCGTGATAG CGTTAAGTCCCGCCTGGAATCATCTCAAGGAATATCGTTTACCGAATTCTCATATCAGCTTTTACAAGCTCATGATTATCTCCACCTGTACACAACCCACGGATGCCGCCTACAAGTCGGAGGGGCAGACCAATGGGGCAACATCGTCGCAGGAATAGATTTAATCAAAAGGAGACACGGTACCCAGGAAGGAAAAGAGGAGGAACAATCGGAGCCTGCATACGGGTTCACTGTACCACTGTTAACAACCCCATCTGGCGAAAAGTTTGGAAAGAGTGCTGGTAATGCGGTGTGGGTAAACTCAGAAATGACCCCGGTTCTTGACTTCTATCAG TACTTCGTTCGCCAGTCAGACGCGGCTGTCGGTAACCTCCTTCGAATCTTCACATTTCTCCCACTCGATCAAATCGAGACAATCATATCTAGGCATGAA GAAGATCCAGGAAAACGATACGCTCAGCGCATATTGGCTCACGAAACTACTTCGCTGATTCATGGAG AATCCCTTGCCCATCAAGCTGCTGCTGCGTCGCGTGTATTGTACGAGTCGGATATTCACTCCACTTCTTTATCGAGCTTTAGGAATGCCTTGAAAGGAGACCGCCGCTTGGTGATTCTGCCTTCGAATAAGCTTCTTACCACCCCAATGGTCAATCTTTTAGTTGAAGGGGGACTGGTGAAGTCTAAAA ACCAAGCGGATACGCTCGCGAAGCAGGGTGGCCTCCAGCTTAATGGATCGAAAGAATCTAATCCTCGGCGCGTGCTGCAGATGGACGATTTCGTTAATGGAGAGTTTGCGATAATACGTAAAGGAAACGAACATCTTATACTGGGATTGGAGAACTAA
- a CDS encoding DEAD/DEAH box helicase → MAKRHAESGSETSDIELSGSESSDDQVDIFDALTKSGTGKGKHKQVEESDIEEDDDAQFIQRAIEKRNKKGGTEVIKAVSSKGKLAKGAVGGGSFQSMGLNPSLLRSLLLRGFKTPTPIQRQSIPILLSTPPRDLVGMARTGSGKTLAYMVPLVQRLGGRHATAFGARALILVPARELALQVLKVGKDLVRGWHSDGGAHAGDRDADESIAETSTGKGSGQNLRWGLVVGGEGMDEQFEMISSNPDVIIATPGRLLHLAVEMNLDLRSVQYVVFDEADRLFELGFATALQEILHRLPPSRQTVLFSATLPKNLVEFAKAGLQDPKLVRLDSESKISSDLRMAFFSIKQEEKEAALLSLLRDVIKVPLGEPVDDPQPEESGDKKNKTKNKIRPDIPAEPHQTLIFTATKHHVEHISSLLTAAGYSVAHIYGSLDQAARTHHMNRFRRGRARILVVTDVAARGIDIPVLENVVNYDFPMGARVFVHRVGRTARAGQKGWAWSFISHSELPYLLDLQLFLGRPLVSRLKGEARNESAYTTNLVLGTFLRSYIDEAIESIRSLDQLDASLPSLREVMKRGHGLYMRTQGKASTASYARAKTMVKDTTGTWSLAGGESEGAGIHPVFELVGNDKSNQDDSVDKEGNSETAVEAARLAMLKVVNGFRPAETVFEIGTRGKQAAGAGLMKDRRKALAKAQLRVGATSTAADEDSDEVPDEGNEIGGVELEMANEDDIESAFGGLKKRKRNHKDEEYFMSHYQKDAYTEKGYSLRDGATFAEQARNATFDLTTDEALTGRQRHDKQLNWDAKKKKFVKGSGEGADNVKIVKTESGARLPATYRSGRFEEWKAKTKTSLPKIGESESERRFTGGTKGGRLAGKKFVHQGKTDAKPLDPLSLGYERKLRQMKKRGEKEKAFEDDGDVGGSRGGKGSKHGKGTKNPKNAVGKRYGGKSMGRVKNELKSADQIRKSREAMAKKKAKNARPSKKGKGRR, encoded by the exons ATGGCAAAGCGACACGCAGAGTCTGGGTCTGAGACCTCTGATATCGAGCTCTCTGGATCAGAATCTTCGGATGACCAAGTCGATATATTTGATGCATTGACGAAATCTGGGACAGGCAAAGGGAAGCATAAACAAGTGGAGGAAAGCGACATTGAAGAAGATGATGATGCACAATTCATTCAGCGGGCGATTGAAAAGCGCAACAAGAAGGGCGGAACCGAAGTAATCAAGGCTGTGAGCTCTAAGGGAAAGCTAGCAAAGGGCGCTGTTGGAGGCGGCAGTTTCCAGAGCATGG GCCTCAATCCTTCACTTTTACGTTCTCTTCTCCTTCGAGGGTTCAAAACACCTACCCCAATTCAGCGCCAATCAATACCAATTCTCCTGTCTACACCTCCCCGAGATCTGGTTGGTATGGCACGAACGGGATCCGGCAAAACCCTTGCATATATGGTTCCTCTTGTCCAGCGTCTTGGAGGGCGGCATGCTACTGCTTTTGGAGCTCGTGCCCTGATATTGGTCCCGGCTCGTGAGCTTGCACTTCAGGTACTCAAGGTCGGCAAAGATCTTGTTCGAGGGTGGCACTCTGACGGAGGTGCCCACGCTGGAGACCGGGACGCAGATGAGTCTATTGCCGAAACTAGCACAGGAAAGGGATCTGGTCAAAACCTTAGATGGGGATTAGTAGTTGGAGGGGAAGGAATGGATGAACAATTCGAGATGATAAGCAGCAATCCAGATGT GATCATTGCTACCCCCGGTCGTTTACTTCACTTAGCAGTCGAAATGAACCTCGATCTGCGTTCAGTGCAGTATGTAGTCTTCGACGAAGCCGATCGCCTATTCGAACTTGGTTTCGCAACCGCACTTCAAGAAATACTGCATCGACTTCCTCCATCCAGACAAACTGTTTTGTTCTCCGCTACCCTTCCCAAGAACTTGGTCGAATTTGCCAAAGCAGGCCTTCAGGACCCAAAGCTAGTTCGACTTGACTCGGAGAGCAAGATTAGCTCGGACTTGAGAATGGCATTCTTCTCAATTaagcaagaagaaaaagaggCGGCTTTGCTTTCTCTCCTCCGAGACGTCATCAAAGTACCCCTTGGAGAACCAGTTGATGATCCACAGCCAGAAGAGTCCGGAGACAAaaagaacaaaacaaaaaacaaAATCCGTCCGGACATTCCAGCAGAGCCGCATCAAACTCTCATATTTACCGCTACCAAACACCACGTCGAGCATATTTCCAGCCTTCTGACTGCCGCAGGATACAGCGTCGCCCACATCTATGGTTCGTTGGATCAAGCCGCTCGAACACATCACATGAACCGGTTCCGAAGGGGCCGGGCTCGAATACTGGTGGTCACGGACGTTGCTGCTCGTGGTATTGATATCCCGGTTCTAGAGAACGTGGTCAATTACGACTTCCCCATGGGCGCAAGAGTTTTCGTTCATCGAGTAGGTCGAACTGCAAGAGCTGGACAAAAGGGTTGGGCATGGAGTTTTATATCGCATTCAGAGCTCCCCTATCTTTTGGACCTCCAACTTTTCCTCGGAAGACCTCTGGTATCCCGTCTCAAAGGAGAAGCACGGAACGAAAGCGCATATACAACAAATCTCGTACTGGGCACATTCTTACGAAGTTACATAGACGAAGCAATAGAGTCCATTCGATCCTTGGATCAGCTGGATGCTTCCTTACCTTCGTTGCGTGAGGTCATGAAGCGTGGGCACGGGCTCTATATGCGTACACAAGGCAAGGCCAGTACGGCAAGCTATGCTCGGGCCAAAACCATGGTCAAAGATACGACCGGCACTTGGAGTCTAGCAGGGGGAGAAAGCGAAGGCGCGGGAATCCATCCTGTTTTCGAGTTGGTAGGAAACGATAAATCCAACCAGGACGACTCGGTCGACAAGGAAGGGAACAGCGAGACCGCGGTAGAGGCTGCACGGTTGGCCATGTTAAAAGTCGTAAATGGATTCCGACCTGCGGAAACAGTGTTTGAGATCGGAACTCGGGGGAAGCAAGCGGCTGGAGCGGGTTTAATGAAGGACAGGAGGAAGGCTCTGGCAAAGGCGCAGCTGAGGGTTGGTGCGACAAGTACCGCTGCCGACGAGGATTCGGATGAGGTACCTGATGAGGGTAACGAAATTGGCGGAGTGGAGTTGGAGATGGCAAACGAAGATGACATCGAG TCTGCATTTGGAGGGTTGAAAAAGCGAAAGAGAAACCATAAGGATGAGGAATATTTTATGTCTCATTACCAGAAAGATGCATATACAGAGAAGGG GTACTCTCTCCGGGATGGCGCCACGTTTGCTGAACAAGCTCGCAATGCAACTTTCGACTTGACAACTGACGAAGCACTCACAGGTCGGCAGCGTCACGACAAGCAACTCAACTGGGACGCCAAAAAGAAGAAGTTTGTTAAAGGCTCAGGAGAGGGTGCGGACAACGTCAAGATCGTCAAGACCGAGTCGGGTGCAAGACTCCCCGCAACATACCGCAGCGGCCGGTTCGAGGAATGGAAAGCTAAGACAAAGACTTCGTTGCCCAAGATTGGCGAGTCAGAGAGCGAAAGAAGATTTACAGGTGGCACGAAGGGCGGAAGATTGGCTGGTAAAAAGTTCGTACACCAGGGAAAGACAGATGCTAAGCCACTAGATCCTCTTTCACTGGGGTACGAACGAAAGCTGAGACAGATGAAGAAACGCGGGGAGAAAGAGAAAGCATTTGAAGACGATGGAGATGTGGGCGGGAGCCGCGGTGGAAAAGGTAGCAAGCACGGGAAAGGAACAAAGAACCCCAAGAATGCTGTGGGCAAGCGTTATGGAGGGAAGAGCATGGGTCGTGTCAAGAATGAACTTAAAAGTGCCGACCAGATTCGTAAATCCCGGGAGGCAATGGCTAAGAAGAAGGCAAAGAATGCGAGACCTAGCAAGAAAGGGAAAGGGCGACGGTAA
- a CDS encoding queuine tRNA-ribosyltransferase: protein MPVATQAALKGLTQQQTEALGVTLILNNTYHLNLRPGTKILDAAGGAHKFQGWRKNMLTDSGGFQMVSLSSFSKVTEEGVLFESPFTGEPTMLTPEESMAIQHSIGADIMMQLDDVVSSLTTGARVEEAMWRSVRWLDRCIAVHNASGRADCQNLFAIIQGGLDHGLRDICLDEMIKRKDSIPGYAVGGLSGGEAKDVFWRIVAQCTAKLPLDRPRYCMGIGFAEDLMVCVALGVDMADCVFPTRTARFGVALTFNGPINLRLGKHASSFVPIDDNCPCPTCASGTTRAQLHHIVTYETAGAHSVTLHNVAFQAQLMGRARDAILENRFPEYLKRFFYDYFGGRGSYPRWCVDALRSVGVDLLDGIGKDMAVIDGNGAKWEYSDVKV, encoded by the exons ATGCCAG TGGCAACTCAGGCTGCATTGAAGGGTCTTACGCAACAGCAAACAGAGGCTCTAGGAGTAACATTAATCTT GAATAACACTTACCACCTGAATCTTCGACCTGGTACCAAAATACTTGATGCTGCTGGTGGAGCACATAAATTTCAGGGCTGGCGCAAGAATATGCTCACA GATTCGGGAGGCTTCCAAATGGTCAGCTTGAG TTCTTTTTCTAAAGTAACCGAGGAAGGTGTACTCTTCGAAAGTCCGTTCACCGGGGAACCGACAATGCTCACG CCCGAGGAATCAATGGCAATCCAG CATTCAATTGGCGCGGATATCATGATGCAACTTGATGATGTCG TTTCCAGCCTCACTACTGGTGCTCGAGTGGAAGAAGCTATG TGGCGATCTGTTCGCTGGCTCGATCGTTGCATTGCTGTACATAACGCTAGTGGTCGCGCCGATTGCCAAAACCTTTTTGCGATTATTCAAGGTGGATTGGATCACGGCCTCCGAGACATTTGCCTGGACGAGATGATCAAAAGAAAGGATTCTATTCCAGGGTATGCGGTTGGGGGTCTTAGTGGAGGAGAGGCGAAAG ACGTTTTCTGGAGAAT TGTTGCACAATGCACCGCCAAACTTCCTCTGGATA GGCCACGATATTGCATGGGTATAGGATTTGCCGAAG ATTTGATGGTGTGCGTCGCCCTTGGAGTTGACATGGCTGATTGTGTATTTCCCACACGAACCGCTCGTTTCGGAGTGGCCCTCACGTTCAATGGCCCTATCAATCTGC GCCTTGGCAAACATGCATCAAGCTTCGTACCGATTGATGATAACTGCCCATGTCCCACGTGTGCCTCCGGGACGACTCGTGCACAGTTGCATCACATTGTAACATACGAGACAGCTGGGGCACATTCTGTTACACTTCATAATGTTGCATTTCAAGCACAACTTATGGGAAGGGCACGGGATGCGATACTCGAGAATAGATTCCCCGAATACTTGAAGAGGTTCTTCTACGATTACTTTGGGGGGCGAGG ATCCTACCCACGCTGGTGCGTAGATGCGTTGCGAAGCGTTGGTGTTGACTTGCTTGATGGGATTGGGAAAGACATGGCAGTCATTGATGGCAATGGTGCCAAATGGGAGTACTCGGACGTCAAAGTATAA
- a CDS encoding GMC oxidoreductase, which yields MAGTETRGDPKLVDAVDVFIAGSGPIGCTFARKILDNSKKSDLTVLMIEMGSQDNPVIGRHHKNSAKYQKDIDAFVNVIKGALQPVSVPPAATYMPTLGAEAWSPGSKPLVSAFNNPEQEPSVNLPGCAVTRTVGGMATHWTCACPIPHPEEREASPLPKEEFLKYINEAGTLLNVNLDQYDLSVRHNLVKKVLQNAYGEDAVKNLPLAVKRRKNRGYVTWSGSDTVLGETYSKNGSDKRFTLLAEHRIIGFVRENSPLIGGSDKESRIDYDRLRDGTGAIKFAYVKDIIADEYLLIPAKYFVVACGAIGTPQVLWNSGFGLHLYDNENDPARELPALGRYLTEQSISFCQIVLKRKFIENIEEHEDLLGAEHRGRCAGHKAKFPDDPIHIPFSDPEPQVTIPYTTENPWHTQIHRDAFSYGDVGPRADPRLIVDLRFFGRQAVYESNYVTFSNKLTDIYGMPQPTFNVVRKKADAEKDSLMMSKMCEVAGKLGEFLPGSYPQFMAPGLALHITVRIRTAPYKPIKTKLVFDLTRRYSAALFYELCDHTCTHWPMMSVAADGIMTHVEQLNSNPVGRTLSTWAPLVYAG from the exons ATGGCTGGAACTGAAACAAGAGGCGATCCAAAACTTGTCGATGCAGTTGATGTCTTCATCGCTGGTAGTGGACCCATCGG ATGTACTTTTGCGCGGAAGATTCTTGATAATAGCAAGAAGTCCGACCTCACTGTCTTGATGATTGAAATGGGATCACAAGACAACCCAGTCATTGGACGACACCACAAAAACTCGGCGAA GTACCAAAAGGATATCGACGCGTTTG TGAATGTTATTAAAGGCGCCCTGCAACCCGTTTCTGTCCCACCAGCCGCGACATATATGCCTACCCTTGGGGCGGAAGCTTGGTCTCCCGGTAGTAAACCTTTGGTTTCGGCATTTAACAATCCCGAGCAAGAGCCGTCGGTTAATTTACCTGGATGCGCTGTTACGAGAACTGTTGGTGGGATGGCAACACATTGGACTTGCGCTTGCC CCATCCCGCATCCCGAAGAACGCGAAGCTTCCCCGCTCCCAAAGGAAGAGTTTTTGAAATACATCAACGAAGCGGGAACCTTACTGAACGTAAACTTGGACCAATACGATCTCTCCGTCCGTCATAACCTGGTAAAGAAGGTCTTGCAAAATGCCTATGGAGAGGATGCTGTAAAGAATCTGCCTCTTGCAGTCAAAAGACGGAAGAATCGTGGCTACGTTACATGGAGTGGTTCGGATACCGTTCTCGGAGAAACCTACTCCAAGAATGGCTCCGATAAACGATTCACTCTGCTTGCGGAACATAGGATCATTGGCTTTGTTCGTGAAAACTCCCCATTGATAGGCGGTAGCGACAAGGAAAGCCGGATTGATTACGATCGCTTGCGCGATGGCACTGGTGCAATCAAATTTGCGTATGTTAAAGATATTATAGCAGACGAGTATCTATTGATTCCAGCGAAG TACTTTGTCGTTGCATGCGGAGCCATCGGCACCCCTCAGGTTCTTTGGAACAGCGGCTTTGGTCTACATCTCTATGACAATGAGAACGACCCAGCACGCGAATTACCAGCTCTGGGACGCTACCTTACGGAGCAGTCCATCTCGTTTTGTCAA ATCGTACTGAAAAGGAAATTCATCGAAAACATTGAAGAACACGAGGACCTACTCGGGGCTGAGCATCGGGGCAGATGCGCTGGGCATAAAGCGAAATTCCCGGACGACCCAATCCACATTCCGTTCTCCGACCCAGAGCCTCAGGTAACAATCCCGTATACCACAGAGAATCCCTGGCATACCCAGATCCATCGGGACGCGTTCTCCTATGGTGACGTGGGTCCAAGGGCCGACCCTCGTTTAATCGTAGATTTACGGTTCTTTGGACGTCAAGCAGTTTATGAGAGTAACTACGTCACATTTTCTAATAAGCTTACCGATATATACGGGATGCCTCAACCAACT TTCAATGTCGTTCGAAAAAAGGCGGATGCCGAGAAAGATTCCTT GATGATGTCTAAAATGTGTGAAGTAGCCGGCAAGTTGGGAGAATTTTTGCCTGGGTCATACCCGCAGTTCATG GCGCCAGGATTAGCGCTACACATCACTGTACGCATTCG AACAGCACCATACAAACCCATCAAGACCAAACTGGTCTTTGATCTCACACGCAGGTACTCCGCCGCGCTGTTCTATGAGCTCTGTGACCATACTTGCACCCATTGGCCAATGATGTCTGTTGCTGCTGATGGAATAATGACCCATGTGGAGCAGTTGAACTCCAACCCAGTTGGCAGGACGCTATCCACTTGGGCACCATTGGTTTATGCTGGTTAA
- a CDS encoding cytochrome P450 family protein, protein MSFNLPSFVPNQVSATLRSLTDRGFQSPLNVALATAIPLIALYSTLPALSSAAPSKPKVYPSLGNIAFAENSRLGELKKHANKLYPADIYGPGDTVELTKGEVKYWIYGPEEGKKVVLIHGLSIPSIIWKEVATRLSRTGFRVLLFDLYGRGYSEAPDARTTRYDVDLYITQLALLMQYVGWKKARIVGLSMGGGIAAAFAAKFPWLVDSNVGLIASVGVMEGPIGGTIARVFGSAAFQRFRHSALGQALFTPVPPPEIPKDLSKGDQLVRIEQRLFGLQSAILPGYTAAVAASVFMGPLRGLENEFTKLGELEGGTKDAIVSYKYADIIKKLIPHAELVTIEGAGHDLEALEQDCSSHIAMFTETTQYLTTHYCAAAGALLMAYYAVPYLLDPHDYRRRFSGPWLASISGSWMARSASSGQHYQNLLQAHEKYGKFVRIGPNHISISDPDALEEVYGHSNGLLKSEFYDIFVSGTGDRNVFNTRDRAIHTMKRKRIANIFSPQNVGAFEPRIRVHIQRFCDQLDMRCDQAAIGTSGFNWVAKDGQAVLNSCPQFAYLNFDVISDLALGTPFGMVEAQKDSIPTVLSLTSKKSIKGVAPVHLSAVATQGGMTLGSYPSWVWKLLFYAPWNFSKIAAFRNFEDATQAAVEANVIRRENEGQETNERGVDLLDKLFEVKNADGSPLTRPEIDAEATITLAAGSDTTANSLSAMSYYIASNADVKKKLQHELDSIDLSSALKMNYFDMDKPTCIIPSFEQVKNLPYLGACVKETLRLYSTVGSGLPRVVPEGKTLTVAGQAFNAGSIVSVPSYCTNRSSVWGPDAEVYRPERWLEEGASSLNKYFAAFSTGPRGCVGRNLANLNLLLVSSTFFRRYDIELASPTTKFRTFESFVRDAAHCEVAIKRRI, encoded by the exons ATGTCGTTTAATTTACCTTCTTTCGTGCCGAACCAGGTTTCCGCGACTTTGCGTTCGTTGACTGACCGAGGTTTCCAATCCCCTCTCAACGTCGCCCTTGCGACTGCCATTCCCCTAATCGCATTATATTCCACACTACCTGCGCTCTCTTCTGCGGCTCCCTCCAAGCCAAAGGTTTACCCTTCACTCGGTAACATAGCATTTGCAGAAAACTCCCGCCTTGGAGAACTCAAGAAGCACGCCAACAAGCTCTACCCAGCTGACATCTATGGACCAGGCGATACTGTAGAACTGACCAAAGGTGAAGTCAAGTATTGGATCTACGGACCAGAGGAAGGAAAGAAG GTCGTCCTAATCCATGGGCTTTCTATTCCCTCGATTATCTGGAAGGAAGTTGCCACTCGACTATCTCGGACGGGTTTCCGTGTTCTTCTCTTTGATCTTTATGGTCGTGGATACTCCGAGGCACCTGACGCTCGGACAACACGATACGATGTGGACTTGTACATAACGCAACTAGCATTATTGATGCAATACGTTGGCTGGAAAAAGGCTCGAATCGTTGGCCTTTCGATG GGTGGTGGAATCGCAGCTGCCTTTGCTGCAAAATTCCCTTGGTTAGTCGATTCTAATGTTGGACTAATTGCGAGTGTCGGAGTCATGGAG GGCCCGATTGGTGGGACCATTGCTCGTGTGTTTGGATCAGCAGCCTTCCAGCGCTTCCGTCATAGCGCACTGGGTCAG GCTTTGTTTACGCCAGTGCCGCCCCCAGAAATTCCCAAAGACTTATCCAAGGGTGACCAATTAGTTCGGATAGAACAAAGACTGTTCGGTTTGCAGAGTGCCATCCTCCCGGGATACACCGCTGCTGTCGCTGCCTCGGTATTCATGGGACCACTCAGGGGACTAGAAAATGAATTTACGAAACTCGGCGAACTAGAGGGC GGGACCAAGGATGCAATCGTCTCCTACAAGTATGCCGATATAATCAAGAAACTGATTCCTCACGCTGAATTGGTCACCATCGAAGGCGCTGGTCATGATTT GGAGGCACTGGAACAGGATTGCAGCTCACACATAGCCATGTTCACTGAGACCACCCAATACTTGACCACTCACTACTGTGCCGCCGCAGGAGCTCTCCTG ATGGCATACTATGCTGTTCCCTACTTACTGGACCCCCATGACTATCGACGTCGGTTCTCTGGCCCATGGCTCGCATCTATTAGTGGCTCATGGATGGCAAGAAGTGCTAGCTCTGGCCAGCACTACCAAAACCTTCTCCAGGCCCATGAGAAATACG GGAAGTTTGTGAGAATCGGACCCAATCACATCAGCATCTCCGATCCTGATGCTCTGGAG GAAGTTTATGGACACTCGAATGGCCTACTCAAGTCTGAGTTTTACGACATTTTCGTTAGTGGCACTGGTGACAGAAACGTATTTAACACTCGGGATAGGGCCATTCACACTA TGAAACGTAAACGTATTGCGAACATATTCAGTCCCCAGAACGTTGGTGCCTTTGAGCCTCGCATCAGGGTGCACATCCAGCGATTTTGTGATCAGCTAGATATGCGATGCGACCAGGCCGCCATTGGCACGTCTGGCTTTAATTGGGTTGCCAAGGACGGCCAAGCCGTTCTTAACAGCTGTCCGC AATTCGCCTACCTTAATTTTGATGTCATCAGCGACCTGGCCCTTGGAACTCCTTTTGGAATGGTCGAGGCACAGAAGGACTCAATTCCTACTGTTCTATCGCTCACCTCCAAGAAGAGCATTAAAGGCGTAGCCCCCGTTCACCTTTCAGCGGTCGCAACACAAGGTGGGATGACTCTAGGCTCCTACCCTTCATGGGTGTGGAAATTGCTCTTCTATGCTCCCTGGAACTTCTCCAAAATAGCCGCTTTTCGGAACTTTGAGGATGCTACGCAGGCGGCGGTCGAAGCAAACGTTATCAGAAGAGAAAACGAAGGACAAGAAACAAACGAGAGGGGGGTGGACTTACTTGACAAGTTGTTCGAGGTTAAGAATGCTGATGGCTCGCCACTGACGAGACCAGAAATTGATGCCGAAGCCACAATCACACTTGCCGCAGGGAGCGATACGACTGCAAA TTCCCTAAGTGCTATGTCCTACTATATCGCTTCGAACGCCGACGTTAAAAAGAAGCTCCAGCATGAACTTGATTCTATTGATCTGAGCTCGGCTCTCAAGATGAATTATTTTGATATGGACAAGCCCACCTGCATAATTCCCAGCTTCGAGCAAGTCAAAAACCTGCCATATCTTGGCGCATGTGTGAAGGAGACTCTAAGACTCTATTCCACAGTGGGCTCTGGCCTGCCCCGAGTCGTCCCAGAAGGCAAGACGCTGACCGTTGCTGGTCAAGCCTTTAACGCAGGAAGCATCGTTAGTGTACCATCGTACTGTACCAATAGGTCAAGCGTGTGGGGTCCTGACGCGGAGGTGTACCGGCCAGAACGGTGGTTAGAGGAAGGGGCATCGTCTTTGAACAAGTACTTTGCTGCGTTCTCGACTGGGCCTCG CGGCTGCGTAGGTCGCAATCTAGCAAATCTTAACTTACTATTGGTTTCTTCTACTTTTTTCCGTCGGTATGACATCGAGTTGGCTAGCCCTACCACTAAG TTCCGAACTTTTGAAAGCTTTGTTAGGGACGCAGCTCACTGCGAAGTCGCCATTAAGCGAAGGATCTGA